One region of Oxalobacteraceae bacterium OTU3CAMAD1 genomic DNA includes:
- the ubiA gene encoding 4-hydroxybenzoate octaprenyltransferase gives MNKLQLYFRLVRLDKPIGTLLLLWPTLCALWLASDGKPDWMLVVIFSLGTLLMRSAGCAINDYADQDIDKHVKRTAQRPITSGRISGKEALAIAAGLAIVSFCLILPLNALTKQLSVAAVIIAGTYPYFKRFFAIPQAYLGIAFGFGIPMAFAAIQDTVPPVAWVLLLGNVFWAVAYDTEYAMVDRDDDVKIGIKTSAITFGRFDVAAVMLCYGVHLALLLVCGLQLGLGLWFVAGLAVATGIALYHYTLIRARERDACFYAFRHNNWLGAAVFAGIAVDYALR, from the coding sequence ATGAACAAGCTGCAGCTGTATTTCCGCCTGGTCAGACTGGACAAACCCATCGGCACCTTGCTGCTGCTGTGGCCGACGCTGTGCGCGCTGTGGCTGGCCTCCGACGGCAAGCCGGACTGGATGCTGGTCGTGATTTTCTCGCTCGGCACCCTGCTGATGCGCTCGGCCGGTTGCGCGATCAACGACTACGCCGACCAGGATATCGACAAGCACGTCAAGCGCACCGCCCAGCGTCCCATCACCAGCGGGCGCATCAGCGGCAAGGAAGCGCTGGCCATCGCCGCCGGGCTGGCGATCGTCTCGTTCTGCCTGATCCTGCCGCTCAACGCGCTGACCAAGCAGTTGTCGGTGGCGGCCGTCATCATCGCCGGCACCTATCCCTACTTCAAGCGTTTCTTCGCCATTCCGCAAGCCTACCTGGGCATCGCCTTCGGCTTCGGCATCCCGATGGCGTTCGCCGCAATCCAGGACACCGTGCCGCCGGTGGCCTGGGTGCTGCTGCTTGGCAACGTGTTCTGGGCGGTCGCCTACGACACCGAATACGCCATGGTCGACCGCGACGACGACGTGAAGATCGGCATCAAGACCTCGGCCATCACCTTCGGCCGCTTTGACGTCGCCGCCGTCATGCTGTGCTACGGCGTGCATCTGGCGCTGTTGCTGGTGTGCGGCTTGCAGCTGGGCTTGGGATTGTGGTTCGTTGCCGGCCTGGCGGTGGCCACCGGCATCGCGCTGTATCACTACACCTTGATCCGCGCACGGGAGCGCGACGCGTGTTTTTACGCTTTCCGCCATAATAACTGGCTGGGCGCAGCGGTGTTCGCGGGTATTGCCGTCGATTACGCGCTGCGCTGA
- a CDS encoding glutathione peroxidase, giving the protein MSTIFDISADSLTGAPVDLRQYQGQVLLIVNTASKCGFTPQYKGLEQVYQQFKDKGVTVLGFPCNQFGAQEPGQADEIGAFCEKNYGVTFPLFAKIDVNGERAHPLFVKLKKDAPGILGTEAIKWNFTKFLIRKDGTVFNRYAPATKPEDLIADIEKLLAE; this is encoded by the coding sequence ATGAGCACCATCTTCGACATCTCCGCCGACAGCCTGACGGGCGCGCCCGTCGACCTGCGCCAGTACCAGGGCCAGGTCCTGCTGATCGTCAACACCGCCAGCAAGTGCGGCTTCACGCCGCAGTACAAGGGACTCGAGCAGGTCTACCAGCAGTTCAAGGACAAGGGCGTGACGGTGCTCGGCTTCCCGTGCAACCAGTTCGGCGCCCAGGAGCCGGGACAGGCCGACGAGATCGGCGCCTTCTGCGAGAAAAACTACGGCGTCACCTTCCCGCTGTTCGCCAAGATCGACGTCAACGGCGAGCGCGCCCACCCGCTGTTCGTCAAGCTGAAGAAGGACGCGCCCGGCATCCTCGGCACCGAGGCGATCAAGTGGAACTTCACCAAGTTCCTGATCCGCAAGGACGGCACCGTCTTCAACCGCTACGCCCCCGCCACCAAGCCGGAAGACCTGATCGCCGACATCGAGAAACTGCTGGCGGAATAA
- a CDS encoding YggS family pyridoxal phosphate-dependent enzyme gives MSPIPQNLQAITATIVAAAQESGRAPDTVQLLAVSKTFGPEAVLEAVQAGQRAFGENYLQEALDKIAALSAQPEPLEWHFIGPIQSNKTRPIAEHFDWVHTVEREKVAQRLSEQRPAGMAPLQICLQVNISGEASKSGVAPEEVATLAHKVAALPNLTLRGLMAIPEPAVEFERQRAAFARLRTLYEQLRADGLALDTLSMGMSADMRAAIFEGATIVRVGSAIFGSRTYNKV, from the coding sequence ATGTCCCCGATCCCCCAAAACTTGCAAGCAATCACCGCGACTATCGTTGCCGCCGCCCAAGAATCCGGCCGCGCGCCGGACACGGTGCAGCTGCTGGCCGTGTCCAAGACTTTTGGTCCGGAAGCCGTGCTCGAGGCCGTGCAAGCCGGCCAGCGGGCTTTCGGCGAGAACTATCTGCAGGAGGCGCTCGACAAGATCGCGGCGTTGAGCGCGCAACCCGAGCCGCTCGAGTGGCATTTCATCGGGCCGATCCAGAGCAACAAGACGCGGCCCATCGCCGAGCATTTCGATTGGGTGCACACGGTCGAGCGCGAGAAGGTGGCGCAGCGCCTGTCCGAGCAGCGCCCGGCCGGCATGGCGCCGCTGCAAATCTGTTTGCAAGTGAATATCAGCGGCGAGGCCAGCAAGAGCGGCGTCGCCCCGGAGGAGGTGGCGACGCTGGCCCACAAGGTCGCGGCGTTGCCGAATCTGACGTTGCGCGGCCTGATGGCGATCCCCGAGCCGGCCGTGGAATTCGAACGGCAGCGCGCCGCGTTCGCGCGCCTGCGGACGCTGTACGAGCAACTGCGCGCCGACGGCCTGGCGCTCGATACGCTGTCGATGGGCATGTCGGCCGACATGCGCGCGGCGATCTTCGAGGGCGCGACCATCGTGCGCGTCGGCAGCGCCATTTTTGGATCACGAACTTACAACAAGGTTTGA
- a CDS encoding PilT/PilU family type 4a pilus ATPase encodes MHHTGGSDLFISADFPPSIKSQGAMKPLSQQKLTGSVTRALALSIMNEKQKREFEAELECNFAISLPEVCRFRVNVFVQQQNVAMVIRTIASEIPTFEKLDLPEVLKDVIMTKRGLVLVVGGTGSGKSTTLAAMIDYRNANSAGHIITVEDPVEYVHKNKSCLVTHREVGVDTLSWHNALKNTLRQAPDVILIGEIRDTETMEHAIAFAETGHLCLGTLHANNSNQTMDRIINFFPEERRNQLLMDLSSNLRAIVSQRLVRTEDGQGRKAAIEILLNTPTIAEMIFKGNFQSIKEIMHKSRELGMCTFDQALYELYNKGYIGYEEAIRNADSANGLRLQIKLRGERKEPGQTGEGRAGADALSMQIEAEAQDEEPK; translated from the coding sequence ATGCACCATACGGGCGGCTCGGATTTGTTCATTTCCGCCGATTTCCCGCCCAGCATCAAGTCGCAGGGCGCGATGAAGCCGCTGAGCCAGCAAAAGCTGACGGGCAGCGTCACGCGTGCGCTGGCGCTGTCGATCATGAACGAGAAGCAAAAGCGCGAGTTCGAGGCCGAGCTGGAATGCAACTTCGCCATCTCCTTGCCGGAGGTTTGCCGCTTCCGCGTCAATGTGTTTGTGCAGCAGCAGAACGTAGCGATGGTAATCCGCACCATCGCCTCCGAGATCCCGACATTCGAAAAGCTCGACCTGCCCGAGGTGTTGAAGGACGTCATCATGACCAAGCGCGGGCTGGTGCTGGTGGTCGGTGGTACCGGTTCCGGCAAGTCGACCACCCTGGCGGCGATGATCGATTATCGCAACGCCAATTCGGCCGGCCACATCATCACGGTGGAAGACCCGGTCGAGTATGTGCACAAGAATAAGAGCTGCCTGGTCACGCACAGGGAGGTCGGCGTCGACACGCTGTCGTGGCATAACGCGCTGAAGAACACGCTGCGCCAGGCGCCGGATGTGATCCTGATCGGCGAGATCCGCGACACCGAGACGATGGAGCACGCCATCGCGTTCGCCGAGACCGGCCACCTGTGCCTGGGCACCTTGCACGCGAACAACTCCAACCAGACCATGGACCGCATCATCAACTTCTTCCCGGAGGAGCGGCGCAACCAGTTGCTGATGGATTTGTCGTCCAACTTGCGGGCGATCGTTTCGCAGCGGCTGGTGCGCACCGAAGACGGGCAGGGGCGCAAGGCGGCGATTGAAATTCTTTTGAATACACCGACGATCGCCGAGATGATCTTCAAGGGCAATTTCCAGTCGATCAAGGAAATCATGCACAAATCGCGCGAGCTGGGTATGTGCACGTTCGACCAGGCGCTGTACGAACTTTATAATAAGGGCTACATCGGCTATGAAGAGGCGATCCGCAACGCCGATTCGGCCAACGGCCTGCGCTTGCAGATCAAGCTGCGCGGCGAGCGCAAGGAGCCCGGCCAGACCGGCGAGGGCCGCGCCGGCGCCGACGCGCTCAGCATGCAGATCGAAGCGGAAGCGCAAGACGAAGAACCCAAGTAA
- the proC gene encoding pyrroline-5-carboxylate reductase, with protein MKIAFIGGGNMASALIAGLAGKLTAGADIHVVDPNPESLAKLKQQYGVTTATAADAALGAADVIVLAIKPQSMREVAAQLLPLLDQARQTLIVSVAAGIRSADLARWLGGYGAIVRCMPNTPALIGMGITGMVAAAGVSAGQKQAADDILRAVGPTVWLDDESKIDAVTAVSGSGPAYVFYFIEAMQQAAVDMGLSAEQGTQLALATFAGAAQLANQSSEPVALLRERVTSKGGTTYAALTSMEQSGVKAAIVQAVKAAAARGKEMGDELGAAN; from the coding sequence ATGAAGATTGCATTTATTGGCGGCGGCAACATGGCCTCCGCGTTGATCGCCGGCCTGGCCGGCAAGCTGACCGCCGGCGCGGACATCCATGTGGTCGATCCGAATCCGGAGTCGCTGGCAAAACTGAAGCAGCAATACGGCGTGACGACGGCCACCGCCGCCGACGCCGCCCTCGGCGCGGCCGACGTGATCGTGCTGGCGATCAAACCGCAGAGCATGCGCGAGGTGGCGGCGCAGCTGTTGCCGCTGCTGGACCAGGCCAGGCAGACCTTGATCGTGTCGGTCGCGGCCGGCATCCGCAGCGCCGACCTGGCGCGCTGGCTGGGCGGCTACGGCGCCATCGTGCGCTGCATGCCGAACACGCCGGCGCTGATCGGCATGGGCATCACCGGCATGGTCGCCGCCGCCGGCGTGAGCGCCGGGCAGAAGCAGGCCGCCGACGACATCCTGCGCGCGGTCGGCCCCACCGTATGGCTGGACGACGAATCGAAGATCGACGCGGTGACGGCCGTGTCCGGCAGCGGTCCGGCCTATGTGTTCTACTTTATCGAGGCGATGCAGCAGGCGGCCGTGGACATGGGCCTGAGCGCGGAGCAGGGCACGCAGCTGGCGCTGGCCACCTTCGCCGGCGCGGCGCAGCTGGCCAACCAGTCGAGCGAGCCGGTCGCGCTGCTGCGCGAGCGTGTGACGTCCAAGGGCGGCACCACCTACGCGGCGCTCACCAGCATGGAGCAGAGCGGCGTGAAGGCGGCCATCGTCCAGGCGGTGAAGGCGGCGGCCGCGCGCGGCAAGGAGATGGGCGACGAGCTGGGCGCGGCCAATTAA
- a CDS encoding hydrogen peroxide-inducible genes activator has protein sequence MTLTELKYIVAVARAKHFGHAAEACYVAQPTLSVAIKKLEDELGVVLFERGGAEISVTPLGAQIVAQAERVLEQTAAIKELAKQNKDPLAGPLRLGVIYTIGPYLLPPLVKGMIDKVPQMPLILQENFTVRLLEMLRQGELDAAIMALPLPDHGMAMQALYDEPFVVAMPAQHPWTKRKTIPADDLKTENMLLLGNGHCFRDQVLEVCPEMARFSAPGNGMQRTFEGSSLETIRHMVASGIGLTVLPRASVPDMNTTEGMLQFRNFDAPQPSRRVVIVWRKSFTRKAAIDAVCEVVASCNLPGITTLCDEE, from the coding sequence ATGACTCTGACCGAACTGAAATACATAGTGGCCGTTGCGCGAGCGAAACACTTCGGGCACGCCGCCGAAGCTTGCTACGTCGCGCAGCCGACGCTGTCGGTCGCCATCAAGAAACTCGAGGACGAGCTGGGCGTGGTGCTGTTCGAACGGGGCGGCGCCGAGATCTCGGTCACCCCATTGGGCGCGCAAATCGTCGCCCAGGCCGAACGCGTGCTGGAACAGACCGCCGCGATCAAGGAACTCGCCAAACAAAATAAAGACCCGCTGGCCGGCCCGCTGCGCCTGGGCGTCATCTACACCATCGGCCCGTACCTGCTGCCGCCGCTGGTCAAGGGCATGATCGATAAAGTGCCGCAGATGCCGCTGATCCTGCAGGAGAACTTCACCGTGCGCCTGCTGGAAATGCTGCGCCAGGGCGAGCTCGACGCGGCCATCATGGCGCTGCCGCTGCCCGACCACGGCATGGCGATGCAGGCACTGTACGACGAACCGTTCGTGGTGGCCATGCCGGCCCAGCACCCGTGGACCAAGCGCAAGACCATCCCCGCCGACGACCTCAAGACCGAAAACATGCTGTTGCTCGGTAACGGACACTGCTTCCGCGACCAGGTACTGGAAGTATGTCCCGAAATGGCGCGCTTCTCGGCGCCCGGCAACGGCATGCAGCGCACCTTCGAGGGCTCGTCGCTCGAAACCATCCGCCACATGGTCGCCAGCGGCATCGGCCTGACCGTGCTGCCGCGCGCCTCGGTGCCGGACATGAACACCACCGAAGGCATGCTGCAGTTCCGCAACTTCGACGCGCCGCAACCATCGCGCCGCGTGGTCATCGTCTGGCGCAAGAGCTTCACCCGCAAGGCCGCCATCGACGCCGTCTGTGAAGTCGTCGCCTCCTGCAACCTGCCCGGCATCACCACCCTCTGCGACGAGGAATAA
- a CDS encoding type IV pilus twitching motility protein PilT: MDISELLAFSVKNKASDLHLSAGLPPMIRVHGDVRRINLPPLEHKEVHGMIYDIMNDGQRKAYEEMLEVDFSFAIPGLARFRVNAYNQERGASAVLRTIPSKILSLEELNAPKIFAEFALKPRGLVLVTGPTGSGKSTTLAAMVNHLNENEYGHILTIEDPIEFVHESKKCLINQREVGPHTLSFNNALRSALREDPDAILVGELRDLETIRLALSAAETGHLVFGTLHTSSAAKTIDRIVDVFPADEKEMVRAMLSESLQAVISQTLLKTKDGAGRVAAHEIMVATPAIRNLIRESKIAQMYSAIQTGSNVGMQTLDQNLTDLVRRNVISAAAARSAAKTPDNFPG; this comes from the coding sequence ATGGACATATCCGAACTTCTCGCATTCTCCGTCAAGAACAAGGCCTCGGACTTGCACCTGTCGGCCGGGCTGCCGCCGATGATACGGGTGCACGGCGACGTGCGGCGCATCAATCTGCCGCCACTCGAGCACAAGGAAGTGCACGGCATGATCTATGACATCATGAACGACGGCCAGCGCAAGGCGTATGAGGAGATGCTGGAGGTCGACTTCTCGTTCGCGATCCCGGGGCTGGCGCGCTTCCGCGTCAACGCCTACAACCAGGAGCGCGGCGCCTCGGCGGTGCTGCGCACGATTCCATCGAAGATCCTCAGCCTCGAAGAGCTCAACGCGCCCAAGATCTTTGCCGAATTCGCGCTCAAGCCGCGCGGCCTGGTGCTGGTGACCGGCCCGACCGGCTCGGGCAAATCGACGACCTTGGCGGCGATGGTCAACCACCTCAACGAAAACGAATACGGCCACATCCTCACGATCGAGGACCCGATCGAATTCGTGCACGAATCGAAGAAATGCCTGATCAACCAGCGCGAGGTCGGGCCGCACACGCTGTCGTTCAACAACGCGCTGCGCTCGGCGCTGCGGGAAGACCCGGACGCCATCCTGGTCGGCGAGCTGCGCGACCTCGAAACGATCCGCCTGGCGCTGTCGGCGGCCGAGACGGGCCACTTGGTGTTCGGCACCTTGCACACCTCGTCGGCGGCCAAGACGATCGACCGCATCGTCGACGTCTTCCCTGCCGACGAAAAGGAAATGGTGCGCGCGATGCTGTCGGAATCGTTGCAAGCGGTGATCTCGCAAACGCTGCTCAAGACCAAGGACGGCGCGGGCCGCGTGGCCGCGCACGAGATCATGGTCGCCACGCCGGCGATCCGCAACCTGATCCGCGAATCGAAGATCGCGCAGATGTACTCGGCGATCCAGACGGGCAGCAACGTCGGCATGCAAACCTTGGACCAGAACCTCACGGACCTGGTGCGGCGCAACGTCATCTCCGCCGCCGCCGCCCGCAGCGCCGCCAAAACCCCGGACAACTTCCCCGGCTAA
- a CDS encoding PilT/PilU family type 4a pilus ATPase produces the protein MERDQASKFMFDLLRLMTSKKGSDLFITAGFPPAIKIDGKMTPVSSQVLTAAHTVDLARSIMNDKQTASFELTKEANFAISPGDLGRFRVSAFVQMSSVGMVLRTITSDIPKLDDLGLPEVLKEVVMAKRGLVIMVGATGSGKSTTLAAMVNHRNENSYGHIITIEDPVEYVHPHKNCIMTQREVGVDTDDWAIALKNTLRQAPDVIQIGEIRDRETMDHAIAFAETGHLCLATLHANSANQALDRIINFFPEERRQQLLMDLSLNLKGMISQRLIPRKEAKGRAVAIEIMLNSPLISDLIFKGQVHEIKELMKKSRELGMQTFDQSLFDLHEADIITYEDALRNADSVNDLRLAIKLEGKAAKNRDLSAGTEHLGII, from the coding sequence ATGGAACGCGACCAGGCCTCCAAATTCATGTTCGATCTGCTGCGGTTGATGACCAGCAAAAAAGGCTCGGACCTGTTCATCACCGCCGGCTTTCCGCCGGCGATCAAGATCGACGGCAAGATGACGCCCGTGTCGTCCCAGGTGCTGACCGCCGCCCATACCGTCGACCTGGCCCGCTCCATCATGAACGATAAGCAGACCGCCTCGTTTGAGCTGACCAAGGAGGCCAACTTCGCCATCAGCCCCGGCGACCTGGGCCGCTTCCGGGTGTCGGCGTTTGTACAGATGAGTTCGGTCGGCATGGTGCTGCGGACCATCACCAGCGACATCCCCAAACTCGACGACCTCGGCCTGCCCGAGGTGCTCAAGGAAGTCGTCATGGCCAAGCGCGGCCTGGTGATCATGGTCGGCGCCACCGGTTCGGGCAAGTCGACCACGCTGGCGGCGATGGTCAACCACCGCAACGAGAACAGCTACGGCCACATCATCACCATCGAGGATCCGGTCGAGTACGTCCACCCGCACAAGAACTGCATCATGACCCAGCGCGAAGTCGGCGTCGACACCGACGACTGGGCCATCGCGCTGAAAAACACACTGCGCCAGGCGCCCGACGTGATCCAGATCGGCGAGATCCGCGACCGCGAAACCATGGACCACGCGATCGCCTTCGCCGAGACCGGCCACCTGTGCCTGGCCACCCTGCACGCCAACAGCGCCAACCAGGCGCTCGACCGCATCATCAACTTCTTCCCCGAGGAGCGCCGCCAGCAGCTGCTGATGGACCTGTCGCTGAACTTGAAGGGCATGATCTCGCAGCGCCTGATCCCGCGCAAGGAGGCCAAGGGCCGCGCGGTGGCGATCGAGATCATGCTCAACTCGCCGCTGATCTCGGACCTGATCTTCAAGGGCCAGGTCCACGAAATCAAGGAACTGATGAAGAAGTCGCGCGAACTGGGCATGCAGACGTTCGACCAGTCGCTGTTCGATTTGCACGAAGCCGATATCATCACGTACGAGGACGCGCTGCGCAACGCCGATTCCGTCAACGACCTGCGGCTGGCCATCAAGCTGGAAGGCAAGGCCGCCAAGAACCGCGACCTGTCCGCCGGCACCGAACATCTGGGCATTATCTAA
- the rfaE2 gene encoding D-glycero-beta-D-manno-heptose 1-phosphate adenylyltransferase, producing MPQFEDKICTREQLAARVAALPKPVVLTNGVFDILHRGHVTYLAQARALGASLVVAANTDASVKRLGKGDDRPLNNCGDRMAVLAALESVSLVVDFDEDTALEVVQQARPEIYAKGGDYRMDAIPEGQAVLAYGGQAIAIDFEHDRSTTKLLTKVRAQRPA from the coding sequence ATGCCCCAATTTGAAGACAAGATCTGCACCCGTGAACAACTGGCCGCGCGCGTGGCCGCGCTGCCCAAGCCGGTGGTGCTGACCAACGGTGTATTCGACATCCTGCACCGCGGCCATGTTACGTATCTGGCGCAGGCACGCGCGCTGGGGGCGTCGCTGGTGGTGGCCGCCAACACCGACGCCTCGGTGAAACGGCTGGGCAAGGGCGACGACCGGCCGTTGAACAACTGCGGCGACCGCATGGCGGTGCTGGCCGCGCTGGAATCGGTCAGCCTGGTGGTCGATTTCGACGAGGACACGGCGCTGGAGGTGGTGCAGCAGGCGCGGCCGGAGATCTACGCCAAGGGCGGCGACTATCGGATGGATGCGATACCGGAGGGTCAAGCGGTGCTGGCCTACGGCGGGCAAGCGATCGCGATCGACTTCGAGCATGACCGGTCGACCACCAAGCTGTTGACCAAGGTGCGCGCGCAGCGTCCGGCATGA
- a CDS encoding DUF883 domain-containing protein has protein sequence MDQTHQNGNGISDGQAASGAARDKLMDGLKTAIGEAEHYLSDAGEQVSGKASEVRARFEDTLRTAKTDLRKLEDSVIARSHEVAQSADIYVRDNPWKAVGVGAAVGVLLGILVSRR, from the coding sequence ATGGATCAAACTCATCAGAACGGCAACGGCATCTCCGACGGCCAGGCCGCCAGCGGCGCGGCGCGCGACAAGTTGATGGACGGCTTGAAGACCGCCATCGGCGAGGCGGAACATTATCTCAGCGATGCAGGCGAGCAAGTCAGCGGCAAGGCTTCCGAGGTCCGCGCCCGCTTCGAGGACACGTTGCGCACCGCCAAGACGGACCTGCGCAAGCTCGAGGACAGCGTCATCGCCCGCAGCCACGAAGTGGCGCAAAGCGCCGACATCTATGTGCGCGACAACCCGTGGAAAGCGGTCGGCGTGGGCGCAGCCGTCGGCGTGCTGCTCGGCATCCTGGTGTCGCGCCGCTAA